One Fibrobacter sp. UWB2 DNA window includes the following coding sequences:
- a CDS encoding DedA family protein, with protein MKNSILKTTIALALLFTAFTFAADTLSVDAGAVATTAADTAKSTGIYNQIIDWYNENLNYGTITLLMAIESSFIPFPSELVVPPAAYKALQPGSGLNIALIVLFATLGALIGAYINYYLAKILGRPIIYKFADSRLGHFLLLDVEKVEKAENYFREHGAISTFVGRLITVIRQLISIPAGLAKMKLAPFTLYTFLGAAIWNCVLALLGYFAHGQKDIIEKYNSELAIALLGFGVLFIGYMVWNAMKPKKK; from the coding sequence ATGAAAAATTCTATCCTTAAAACAACCATTGCTTTAGCACTCCTCTTTACCGCATTTACCTTTGCTGCAGACACGCTTTCTGTGGACGCAGGCGCTGTTGCAACAACCGCCGCCGACACCGCAAAATCGACAGGCATTTATAACCAGATTATCGACTGGTACAACGAGAACTTGAACTACGGAACGATTACGCTTTTGATGGCCATTGAAAGCTCGTTTATTCCATTCCCATCGGAACTTGTCGTGCCGCCCGCCGCGTACAAGGCTTTACAGCCGGGTTCCGGCCTCAACATCGCGCTCATCGTCTTGTTCGCCACTTTGGGTGCACTCATCGGCGCGTACATCAACTACTATCTCGCGAAGATTCTCGGACGCCCGATTATCTACAAGTTTGCCGATAGCCGTCTCGGGCACTTCTTGCTCCTCGACGTCGAAAAGGTCGAAAAGGCAGAAAACTATTTCCGTGAACATGGCGCCATCTCGACATTCGTCGGCCGCCTCATCACCGTGATCCGCCAGCTGATTTCTATTCCGGCAGGCCTTGCCAAGATGAAGCTTGCCCCGTTCACGCTTTACACGTTCCTCGGCGCCGCCATCTGGAACTGCGTCTTAGCACTACTCGGCTACTTTGCCCACGGTCAGAAGGACATCATCGAGAAGTACAACTCCGAACTCGCTATCGCATTGCTTGGCTTCGGCGTGCTCTTCATCGGTTACATGGTCTGGAACGCCATGAAGCCAAAGAA